Within the Gossypium raimondii isolate GPD5lz chromosome 12, ASM2569854v1, whole genome shotgun sequence genome, the region GAGTATATACATGATGATATCCATAAAATGCAAAGGAAAGAAACAATAAATACTGCAAATTTAAAAACGTTGAAATatcccattttttttatatatattttcgatATTCAATAGGTCGTACCAACGGCaataagaaatatatttaaataaatagaaattcaaaaatagtcCTTAACCTCGGTATTCTCAGCcacaaaatttcaaatgcaGATTCCTCAAGATGACTGTCAagtaaaaagccattaaattaaactaaaaaagatTAAGTAAAAAATAGTTGGGAAAACTCACACCAATGCCCAAATCTAATACCAATTTCACTTTTGATAGTGATTAAAACCCTAATTGGAAATTGAGTTTCAACCTATGGGTTTTATTTTTCACACCCAAATTCCTTTCTTTTCAATCCAATATGGGAGGGAGGGAGGAGAGCATTATATTTTAggcaaaatgaagaagaaagtcAGTATTGAAGAACATTATTTcgagaacaaaagaaaaaaaggttaaaaagtgAGAAGATCAATATTTACCCTAACAactttttcctaataaataagtataatatttattttaattaaaaacactaatatTCCATGTCATTTcctaggaaaaattaaaattaaaattccacTTCATATTACACATGTCATCTTATAATTGATTGACTCtatcaaatcattaaaatattaacacaattatttttaaatactaaaatatataacttttgtaaagCACGAATtccacattaaaaaaattgccAAACTCAgataaaaatttttaacaagcaagttttaacataaaattGCTTTTCAAATTAGGAAAAGTgctttttaaaactaaaatttctatttttggcttttgaaaaatcattttgagctaaattatttatttgccTGATTTATAATCACCAAAggtaagtttcttttatttataattttaaaattatttcaaatattataacattatatatttgaatttttaaggattataattgtatataattttaatattcatggtttatacattcaaattaaaatttccaaacaatttatattaattttttaagaaaagtattaaaatttttaatatattaaaatattaataatgaaatataataaaatatttttatatttttaccataatttaagttatatataatgatattaatgaacttcaatatcattttaatatatatttttacattttcaaaaatcCTTTTTAACCACAATGTTACACatctaaatcttaaattaaaaattttaaaattattttttaaaaacacatttttactATACTTTCAAAGAGTGGTGCTAAATTACTCTATAGAGCATTGTCTCGTATTGTTTGCTCTTCTGTAGACGTAGGGGATAAGGCCTATAGGAAGCTGCTAAAGCAAAACAGGTTTAAGGCAAAACtgagagttttatttttatttctcatacttaataaaatagataaaagtataaaatattttaaaaatcaaaagaattcttccaaaaaaaaaaaccaaaagaatTAGTGCTAGATTTCAATAACTTAAAATGGAAGGAAAGACAGGAAGACCATGAACCTATTTAAACAattcaaagagaaaaagaagaaataaaagtaaagtacACGCAAAATAGATAaatctcttatatatatatatatatatagaatagataaattacatttttaataagAGATTTTAggttcaaaatttaaaataatattgttgagAGAGATAGTCAAATACCGAGAACATTAATTTTATAGATCTTGAAGAAATTATTCTCTAAACcgtaaaacaaatataaaaatacaccattttaccaaaaaaaaatatagcatcttaaaaatcaaaagaattaaagcaagatttaaataaataaaatgaagatgaaaattgaatgaaagagagaaaaaggaCCTCACCTTATCTAAGTAAAGGTGGTGATCCACACATTTGCTGAACTCCATGCCACAACCTCTACATATCAGATGAATAACACCAATAGATTAATTACTCAAATAAAACTGtgagagaagaagaaatatgGGGGTTCTACTTCTTTCTCTGACAATGCCTCACTCCTTCCCCATTTATCCTGTAATTTCTTCCACTGGTGAGTCTTTGACAGCTCATGGATATCAATtgtcaattttgtcttttaagctaacaaatatttcttaatttcttctGTCCAAGTTTATGGAGGACATGGAAATGGAATAATGGGGAGGAATCGATTTACTGTAATTTCTTGTGCTAATGGTAATAGGCAGAGGGAGAGAAACCTCCTTCGCAGAAGgttcttctattttgtttcttcttaaatCAGCTTTGGCAATCCAGTTAATTTCCCGGTTTTGTTTAAGGCATCCACGATTTTGGTTATTGCATATCTTGCATGCTTATTTGTTCCAGGGAGGTGGTGGAGCACATTTGTTTGCTCAAAGCAAACAAGAATATATCTGAAGATGAGGAGAAGGAAATGTTGGATTATCTTTATACATCCCAATATCAGATGCGTGGAATGGTTGCAATATCTTTAGGTTGGAACACTTTCTATTCGCCTCTAACTAGCTGCTTATGAGTGTCTTTTTTCTTGGGTAGTTGTCTTTTTTCCTGGGTGGTCTAGTTATTAAacccataaaaatttcaaataaggtCCTGGATTATTCATCCGCCTACCTTCTTTTCATCTGATATATATCTTACAAAGGTtcagttataaaaatattataacatgtatatatatatgaacaatGTAAATGAATTGAGAGAACTGCACCATAGCAATTAGCTTGGCCTAGCTCATGGACAAGTCTAACACAGTTATGCTATCAGTATATATAGGAGTTTTTTTAACTCCACAATCGAAGCTAAAAGACTATcacatgtttatttattttttatactctttaaatatcaattaagaataattttttaacccGACTTGTTGAGTTagtccatctttctcttcttcataAGATAAGTTAGCTTAtgtataatatatgtatatgtataatcTACTTGGTTAGGCCAAATATCTGGTGAAGCTAAAGAAGATTATACTCATGCTGTCTTCATGCGTTTCGGAAGCAAGGAAGACCTAGCAAAGTTGTATGAGAACCCTCCCTACCTGCAAGTTATGAAGAAGCATGTACTTCCTTACTGCCATGTATGCTCTGACATGTAAACACCAAACTCAATTGCTCCAAATTACCTTTTTCCTCAGTTCCAGTGAAATAACCTGAGCAACAAtgcatatataattcaatttgttCTCTTAATTAATAGAGTTCATGTTATATTTGTAGGGGCTGATGAATGTGGATTACGAATCTGAAGTGGAAGACGATATCCTTCATATATTTCGTAAAGGAGAGGTTGGATGCTACATACCCTCTGATTCCCAGAGTTGGAGTGATTAAATGCTGAAAATGATAAGCTGTTAATAATGGATTCATTTACATCACACTTGTTGTTATTTTCAATCTAATCAGTATGGTTGTGGTGACAGGAGTACAACTATGGTGTTGAGTTTGTGCTTCTGATTGCATTTGTTGAGGCTGCTATTGGTGAAGCTGTGGAAGACGCTTTAATGTCTCTTCAGGAGCTTACTGAGGAGCATCCATCCTTGATTCTCCAATGCACTCAAGGTGTGTGGAAAACAACATTTTTTATTCACTATCTTGCCTAACGATCCTCCCACCTATTCAACATTTAGTCCTGAAAATTTGCTTGAAAGATTTTAGGGAAGTGACCCTTAAATTTACCTCAAGCGTGTTAGAGACTTGGTCTTGagccaaaaaataattatgttctTAACTAGAtagaaaaaaattcttaaagaataatatgatttttttttcttataaaatagtACCCAAAGAACTCTTTTTATGTGGATTCTAATTTTAGTGATAATAAAGCTCCAAAAAAGAATCAAGTTTTGAGTAATGTGATTGGAAAAGGATGAGTGTGAGGAGGTTATACAAGGACGAAAAGCTTAATTTCAAAGGTCAAAAGATCTTTTAGTTGGTgcaaaaaacataaagaaaccTAAGAAGTTATTAATAGAATAGAGTAAGAAATGTTTcccaaataatagaaaaaaattgaatagttgatcGCCAGAATAactgtaatatatataaaaggaatagTAGCTTATGGAGGATGAGGCACATAGTATAtggaaatgtaaaaaaattgaaatagtgaaaatatatattgagCTAAAGAAGTAAAGATAGcaaattaaaggttaaaatatgtcatgaGTATTTGTATTCTTCACCTATTTGAAAGttaatccctatatttttattttcaggaatTTACATGTTTAGTCTCTCTagttttagatttcaaaattcatgtcCAACTATTAAtctcattaatatttttgtcaaatttgttgatgtgacattttgaaattaaaaaatcttactTGATAGtcatataactaaaaaaattacattgtaatgaaaatgaatttaacaaaaataattttaactttgttAATAGATGGACTTGAAATTTAAAACctgaaaagtagagggactaaaggTGTACTTGGTTGAGTAGAAAAGTGAAATGATGGAAGAAGGGTGTGGAAAAGTgggaagatttttttttgaatgtgtttggtgagaaagaaaattgaggggaaagaaaatagaaaatatgatAACTTTTCATCCTAATGCATAAAAATTAATCCTTCCAAATTGGAATGATAAGAGGAGAGAAAATGAAAGACGCGTGTGTATGTTAGTTCAAACTTATGCATTTTTCAAAGGTTTCATTTTCGTTCCTCTCACCAAGCAATGGAtggaaaaaatgtaattttcgtccaatttttccatctttcctaccaagcacacttatggaaagaaaaattatatttttcatttatctattttttcatccctttaatttttcatctttctaattttcttttcactttacCAAGCTAAGCCTAAACTGCTAGAAGTACAATGACTTATGGCATATTGTAACCCAAATTAAATGGCTAAAATAGGCTAAAAATGCATAATTCTAAAGCAACATGCATAcatctcttattttctttcttcttatcaatccaatttgaaatgatttgttTATATGCATTAAGATGGAAAATAGATctcctttgttttctttcccCTCACTTTTTTTTCCTATCAAAcacacttaaaatttattttctttctcctttttcacTCCCTCCTTCCGTCCTTACATTTTTCCACCCAACCAAACATATCCTTAATTTGGGGTATAAGTTGCTATAATTTTGTGTATGAGATAATTTCTAAGCTGATGCCAGATAGATTGAAAGTATGGAGTGTTGTATAATTCAAAATCAGAGTGTGCTTGTGGAGGAAAAGTAAATGCTTGACAATATATTGATTGCTAATAAAGCCTAACTAGAACCGGAAAAAAAGTGAATGAAATGGCCTTAGAAGTGGATATGGATAATGGTTATGATAGGGTAGAATGAGATTTTATGGAATCAATCTTAAAAAGAAGGTTCAATACAAAATGGGTTAAATGGGTTAtgaagtgtatatatattctattcCTTACAATTTGCTTTTTATGGTAACAATCTAATACTCCTTTTTCCCAATTAGAATAGgcttattaaaacattaattgagCTTGATaggttaaatgaaattaaattaggtaaaGAAAGTCCCACTTTGACCCATCTTTATTTGCTGATGATTCATTATTCTTTATGCAAGCTAATGTTGTAAATTGTGAAGAAATGATAGCCATTTTGCATAAACACAATTGTGTATTTGGGCAAAAGGTGAACTTTGATAAGTCTAACATAAGTTTTAGTGCCAATATCCCTGAGGAGGTAAAAAAAGAGGTGACTGACAGACTATATCTCAAGATTGCTAAAGTTTCTAATACATATCTTAGGATGCCTTCAACTATGggttaaggaaaaaaaatgtaagGCTATGGAGTACATAGAGAAGAGAATAAAGAGGAAGTTCTAGGCATGGAAACGACAATTGTTAGCTCAAAGAAGTAAAGTTTTGATAAAAGTTGTGGCCAAGTTTTAAATTCCATTTGATGGTTTGTAATAAAGTAAATGCAGAGATGGCCAAGTTTTGGAAGAGGTAACGGGTGGAGGATAGAAAGATCCATTGAGCTATATGGGTGCACTTGACAACTAGGAAAAGAAAGATAGTGGGATTTAAAGACCAAATGCCTACTGGACTAGACTACTTAAAGgaacatatttttcaaattgttttcaGTTGAAGGCTAAACAAATTGCTAAAACATCTTGGGCATAGGCTAGTTTCTTGGAGGATAGAGATTTCTTAATAGAAACTATTATGTGGTAGGTTTTGGATGGAAAGGAAATTAATATCTGGAATGATAGATGGTTGCAAGTTGCAACAAGGTCTAATTAGCCTAAATGAAAACCAATGTCAGAATATGCGCAGGAAGGTGAAGGAGGATTTTGGAAATGGGAAACAGGAGTTGGAGTTGGTAGGGCATTTAGTTGATTATGATAATCCAAAGCCTACTTATGATACTTATATTTGTGAACAGGGAATGAAGGATAGAGTTATGGGGTCCCATAGTACAAATGGGATGTATTTTATTAAGGATGGATATCGTGTACAAAAAGAAGAGAAGGTTGTTAGTTACATGAATCCCTCAACATTCCATTTTAGCCAAAGTATAAATCCTATTGCTACAAATATGAACATATGGAAAAGGAATGAGAAAGATAGTCCTACATGCCTTTTGTGTGGTAAAGGAGATTGAAACAACTAAACATGCTTTACTTGTGAAGATGTCAGAGCAAAATGGTTAAGGTTGGATGTTAACAGATAAGGTGACAATTCAGTACAAGATGAAAATGTCATCTTCATTGGTGCATATTGTGAGCAGAGATGGTTTGCCTGCTCCTCACTAATTGTAGAATACGATGGATATTTAAGGGAACTAAGAGTTTGGTTTATAAAATTGTGGAGATGTTTGTGAGTGATATATTTTGTTGTAATCACAGATGACATCATTAATTTTCACATAATGTATActattaaactcaatttatgtCCATCTATTATACTGTAGGTTCAAACTTCAATAGCAAAACGAGTGAGGAATATACACATGGAGCGGTGATGCGATTTCGATCATGTGGGTCTCCTTTCATCTTCTTTACTATTTCATTGTTTAACCACTTTTCCACATTTGACTGCTATTTATTCACATGCTTGCAGCTGAGGCCTTTGAGATATTTTTGAGCAGTTCAAGATACAGAGATGTAAGGAGCCTTTTGTTGTGGATTtttgagatattattatttttttaatttttctccaacttttcaattttcatctTTCCACCATACAAAGTCAAAGTCAAAGCCTATGCCTCAGTTCAACTTGTTTTGCTTTAAATATTATACATGAAAACATCAAATCCCAAATGACTAAATATAGTTATATAATATTTGGAAACAGGTGTGGGAATCTAAACTCCAACCGATAGCCAGGAAAACACTAGCCATTCATTTTTGTGTGGATCCAGTGGGCACTGAGATAATGTAGTAAGAATCAAtacttacaattttttttgcattcCTAATAACATAATCATACATATGTATCCACAATATTAATGCTTACATTGGTTTCTAAAGCATCCTAACTCCGGTCTCAACACCCTCTCGCCTAACTAAACTTTGCTCTTCACTCACTTTAATGGTTTTTTATTGCGATTGAAGGTGGAAAAGTATTTTTCAGTTCCAAAAGTTATAAACAACGCCTAGCATTTGAGATCAAAATTGCAGTAACTAAGTAGGATTTAGATGCTTTTGACTTTTGtattttaaagtgaaattatcaaaatatctttatttatattaactgtttaaaagttatttagattaatttatattttatatatcattgtattaaattatttaaatatcatttaaattaaattattttatttttaatatcatctttaaaatagatattttcaaCTTCTTATAACAATTTTTGATAATAATGAAGaacacttaaaattaataaatcacatttttataacaattttcaaCCACAATAACACTGAAAAACCAACTGTTAGAATATAAAACAActaactatttttttctttatttttaataaaatgcatacaaaattatgaataagtgaatacactttttttcttttgtttttaatatgaaatttatttattaaagtaataattttaaacaaattttttaaaactcaaaaacaaaacttaaattagattcattttttttccttttttaatgttattttataaataataatttatttattatacgtctaccattttcttttaatcttcaTTCCTCGTCAAGTTTGCCGAGCACTGCCTTCGCCCACAATCATTGGCACCTGTAATTCTTACTTTGAACCCGTCGATTTCACATCCTTCATTGTCGTGCCATCAAATTAGGAATTTGATGTGGAGTTGTCGGCATGACCTTCCACCTACCAAATTTCTAATACTTCATCCTCACCTATATATCTTCAATTATGCCCGTCCTCAAACATAGCTTCAAATGCAATAAATTTGTTCTGGGCAacaatctaaaaatatttattcttatCCTTTTCAACCTTAGGGAGTAGTTTCTTACCCAAAATGAATAAGGTAGTCTTTACTTAAgccttgaaaaaagaaaagaaaagttgaattTACTTAAGCCTTCTTTATGACTTTCCCCTtaagttgttttatttataaaattattattttaataaataaatattatgttagaaaatgagaaaatatatatttatttgtaaatgtttttttattttatatgtatttttataaaatcttatgtatttttataaaaaataaactattaaagaattttattttatttttaaaattttaatttaaagaatcaagactaaattgacaaaatgtgtaaagttgagagttaaatttgttgaatattttagatttaggatcaaattgatagaatgtgtaacgTTAAAGGCTTACTTTTTATTATGCCAATAAAAAGCCACACTAACATTTTGTTAGTGATTTAACAtaagagtgactaaaatattaaatttcgatAACATTAGtgatgaaaatagaaaattttaaatctggGTAATCAATGTAAATACGGTAATAATGAAATgactatttatataatttaccc harbors:
- the LOC105764603 gene encoding stress-response A/B barrel domain-containing protein UP3 encodes the protein MGVLLLSLTMPHSFPIYPVISSTVYGGHGNGIMGRNRFTVISCANGNRQRERNLLRRREVVEHICLLKANKNISEDEEKEMLDYLYTSQYQMRGMVAISLGQISGEAKEDYTHAVFMRFGSKEDLAKLYENPPYLQVMKKHVLPYCHGLMNVDYESEVEDDILHIFRKGEEYNYGVEFVLLIAFVEAAIGEAVEDALMSLQELTEEHPSLILQCTQGSNFNSKTSEEYTHGAVMRFRSSEAFEIFLSSSRYRDVWESKLQPIARKTLAIHFCVDPVGTEIM